DNA sequence from the Peromyscus eremicus chromosome 7, PerEre_H2_v1, whole genome shotgun sequence genome:
AACTGAGTACTTCTGATTCATATGACCATTAATAAAGAAGGCTCAGTCACTTGCCACTGTCATTACTTGATGAAACTCAAGAGACTTCTAAACAAGAGCTATGTGTCTTATGTTATAGGTGCTTCCATATAGCTGGGTAGAAACCTAAAGCACAGTGTTCAGTGAGTGTTCAGCACTCACTTTTCAAGCCATTTGCTTACAGACAAAAAAGTATGCCTAAGTTTAGAGTAATGATTGGTTAATACAATAACGTTTACAATGACACCAGCAAGCTGTGGCTAAGAAGTTatattagggggctggagaaatggctcaatgctcttccagaggacctaggttcgattcccagcactcacatggcagttcacaactgtctgtaactctagttccagaggatctgacatctacttctggcctctactggtactaggcacacacatggtacaaagacatacatgcaggcaaaacaccaatacacaaaataaaatttaaaaagttttattaaaagtATTTGCATGTTCCCCTGGTTAGATACACCAAATTTCCGTACATCGAAAGAATCTATAAAAATACTTCCATCATTTCTAATAACTGACTTGGAACTGTTTTCCAAATCTCCCTTCTCTTTACAAATTTTCCATCTGGGCCCTATAAACGTTGGCTCCAGGAAGTGGCTAACCAACTAGTCCAGATGACGGAGCAAACAAGATGCAGAGGCCCGACGACGCTCGGCCTTTCATGGACTGGTGACGTGAAACCATTGCCGAGCTCGCCAGGAGCAAGTAAGCTCTTCGGCTACCTTGCTCTTTTGACTACCAGTCACCAAGGGCATTTACCAAGAGTCACCACGTCAGTATTCAACACTATGGCTGACCACTCTTCCAAGAGTCAGCAAGGGAACACaaccacagctctgtcactgttcTGGGTGTGTGCTGTGGCAGTCAGCCTCTCGGGGTCTCAACTTTCCTCTCTGGCAGGGGAATAACGGTATCTAATTCTCACAGCTCTCAGTGACAACGTGCTGCACAGAGCAGTGCAGAGAACACAGTAATGTTTAGTAGAGAGGACTCCTCTCCATCCACTGCTGTGAGGCTACACGCTGGCCTGAGGTCAGCCATGTTCCTAGTGAGGAAAAGGCAACTTGGCCGCCAGGAGGCGCTGCTCTCCTGTGCTATTGTTTTGCTGCTTTGCACTCAGACTGACTGCTGAGTCCCCACGTTCCCTCTAGAAGCCGGTCACAGGGCACTGCCTCTTTCTAGCCTGAGTTGGCTGTCAGAGGAGCTAATCAAGAGTGTGCTGGCTCCTGCCCAGCCACAGTAATGGCTGCTCCCATGCTATTCTGACTGCTGGCTGCTGGTGTATAGGagttgaaaaaataaaagcaaaggctACTGTCTCCACAAACTATACTTACCTACTCACCTTTTCCTAACTCTGATCTCACCTATAGTAATGAGGAACGAGTTTCAAGTGTCTACTGAAAAACTGAGGGAGAAAAAAGTCAAGGAGAccaggaagaaatacaaatacaaataggcATTGAAAAGGAAAACACCAGGCAAGTGTTAGGCAGGTTGGACTGGTTTTGGCAAACCATTTCAGATGTTAAAATGCATGCTAAAACAATGTTAAAGGCATTACAGACAGGATCTACAGGACAGAGCACAGCAAACAAAACTCCAGAGAAGCCGATTATGCAGTTAGCTAGTGCACAGAGGAACAGCTCAGTGCAGAAGTGACTATTGTATGTGTACCATACAACCTCTTTTCTGTTAGAGCTCGGACACTTcttagctggagagatggcgagTAGGCAGAAGTATTTCAATGGACAGCTGAGAGTAAGAAGACAATGAGAAGATATTATGAAGATGAGGACAAGACCTGAGAGAGCCCCATTTGCAAGCTGAAGGAGAGTTCTTTCAGGAGACTGTCAGGTCAGGCTGCTGGGACCCCTGGGTTAGAAAGCATGGTTCCCAGGCTCTCTGCCAAGTCTATGGGTAGAGACCACAGTGCACTGGAAGAGAATGAAGCTGTGAGCAGACCTGAGGCAGCTGCTGTGTGCACAGCAGGGCAGAGGGCAAAGGGCAGAGGCCAGTCTTGACTATTCTTCATCACCTGGTGTCTAATCTTTGTTTCCCCAAACCTACTTCATGAGAGTAAAAATTCTTGATCCTTCACTGGTAGCCACTGTTGGTAAGTCTTCACTAACCTCACTTTCAGTCTACAAAACAATcatgttattttttccttttaaagtattGTGATAATCATATAGCCTATACTAGCTCCCAAATGCCTCCAACATATAACATAAAAAGCAAACAACTAAGTTCTTTGTCGTGTAGTTTTAGCACCTTCTATTAACCCCCTGCTCCGTTTTTCCCACCCATCTTCGTAATGTTGACCTTACTTCACGCTCATATACAAATATGATGCATTCTGGTTATTCTCACCCCACCCTTGTCTCTCTCCCATCCCTATCAATCCCCTCTCTTCCTTGCCGTGATAGCACTTAAAAAATCTGTATTTATTCAAACAAGTATGCACGGAGAGTTTATTGTAGAGCTTGCTCTCACATCCAACCCTCTATACATGCAGTGCCCAGTGCCCCCTCCAGGAATCTCCTTATTGTCACTTGCTGGGGTTTGTTTTTGCTcactcttttgaggggcccaccacccagctcccaaataactcacacacagaggcttattctcaattataaatgcccggccttagcttggcttgtttctagctagcttcaCTTACctttaaattatcccttctaccttttgccgctgggcttttatctttaattCCTGTAtaacttttatttccttcttactccgtgtctggctgtgtagctgggtggctggcccctgaaattctccttcctttctcattccttgatctttcttctcccagatttctccttctattaattctttctgcctgccaatcctttctcctgccttgctattggtcgttcagctctttattagaccatcaggtgttttagacaaagtaatacagcttcacagagttaaagaaatgcagtataatcaaaagtaacacaccttaaaataatattctacaacataactAGATTAAAGGAATAAAACCACAGCAACATAAATGCAAATCTGGCTGAAACTTAAAAGAACTACGCTGCTCGGAAATGCTACCCCTGTTGAGAGGACTTATTTTTACTTCTTGCCTACAATGAATCTTGTCAAACATTTCGGTGGTAAATTGCATAACTTAAAAAGAGAGTCACTTTCTGGaaatacagagaaacaaaatTACAAGCACAGTATTTATTAACTCATTAGGGACCACAAGAGAATTGGGATCACTGAGGCAGGTGAGTGCAGGAggagggcactgcacacagaCAGGCTAGGGAGTTTAACTATACTTACTCGATATTTCATAATATAAAACTGAATTCCTGTCTGTATCTGCTTGGTAAACAGGCAGAATGCTCTCTGGTAGTGTTGGACTCTGTTTCAAAGCACAAGGAGGAAGTGGCAACCAAGAACAAAGCATCTGTCCTGGAAAGTGTCACGTAAAGCTAGCATGTGCTTGTCACAGATGTGGTTCACCATCGACAGGAAGACCATTACACCCTGGCACAGCTCTGACTCACTGTATAAAGGACCGAGCAGCACTGGACACCAAAGACAGGCTATTTTTCCATGTTacaatttatttctaaaaatagcTTGGTGTTGTATTTGGAGACTTAACTGAGTATTGCAAACATCTTACCTAAGTCGTTGTTTTTCGTTATAGCATTGGCTGCCCTGGTTCGGGGTCCCTGCTGCGTGAACTGATACCCAAATTTAaggatatttgtattttcttcgAGCATCTTGGCCATTTCTAATTCTACAGCTGTGCCCAACTGCTGTCTCTGGAAGGATCAAAAACAAAGAATGGTATTAATAAACCAGATCAAAACATTTTTAGGTAAAAAAATTTAAGACTCAGTCCCATGCTGAATCTGTTGGTCTCTTAAGTTTTCCCAATTTCTACAACATACgtaagaaatactttttttttttttttcaaaacagggtttctctgtgtagctttggagcaggtcctggaactcactctgtagcccaggctggccttgaactcacagagatccacttgcctctgcctctcgagtgctgggattaaaggcatgcgccaccaccgcccggcaacaaatacagttttttaaaaatttatttatttatttatttatttattttggttttttgagacagggtttctctgtgtagctttgcgcctttcctgggactcacttggtagcccaggctctgcctcccgagtgctgggattaaaggcgtgcgccaccactgcccggctaaatttattttttattaagaaaaatttttcattcatttgacaCACCAATTAAAGgtcaccctcttccctcctcccacccccccccagcATCCCTACCTACCTACCCCCATACCCTCcacacacaagaaggcaaggcctcccatgggtaggcACAtgagttttggattttttttgttttttgttttgttatttaagaaatacatttttaaaaagttcagcaGACACCAAAAGCTCATATAGAAATGAAAAGCAGTGTGGATACCGTGAGTGCCACCTCATActgatgaaagagaaagaaagaaaggctgaggAACTACATCAGGTATGGAGGTGCACACTCGTGACCCTAGTACTGAGAGCTGACAGCACATGTTTAAGGTCATCTTCTCACACAGAgaaggtagcctgggctacatgagactgtctcaatcTTGGCCCcaacaaacccaaaccaacaaCTAACCAAACAAGATGAACAAGCAGAAGGCATGGTAGTGGGCACCTCCAGTCCTGGACACTGggcaggctgaggtgggagaaaTGCTTGATGCTACACCAAGAACAGTCTGGGCAATACAGTGTGACCCTTCCGTTTGTTTAAGTGGCTGTCAAGAATATGGCAAAGTGGGCCCTTGGTAATTGCTCAGAAAGCAGAATTATCTTATCAACCAGTAGTTTTACTCGTAGGTGTAAGCCCCAAGAAATAAACATGTATGTTCATAAAAAAACTTAGACGTGGCTGgctgatggtggtgcatgcctttaatcccagcacttgggaggcagaggccccaCAAAGGTGAAAGCATTGGCACTGCACTGGTCTGATGAAGACGGTGTCCTCAGAGCAACCTGGGTACTGGGATGTTCCTCTCACTGGACCTGACGCTTGTTGTTTTGGCTATCAAGCTCCTGGGATCTGCTTTTCCCTGACCCCCAATGCTGGAGGTGATCCAGGCAGACGTGGCTGTGGCCAGCTTTTTTTACACAGGTGCTGTAGACTGAACTCAGCTCCCCCTGAAATCATAGCAAGCGCTCTCACCCACTGGGGCATCTCTGCAgcactatttttcttctttcatgcaATCAACTCTCTTCACAGTCTCTGTATTTGGAACTGTAATACTCTGCAGATACAAAAGGTGTACCTACTGTGTGGCTCTCTCAAAGAGCTGGGGAAAAGTGGGCTAAATCATATGTGGAAGTCTTCACAGTCAGCCACCTATCTAACTCCTTAAATTGACTTCAAGAGACTTGCTATATATTCACCCGGTACATCAGTATTCTGGATCCCCAAATGTCTCATCACCCCCTTTCCACCACACCTTTCTGAGAGGGCTACAGCGAGCCCTCCTGGCAGTGGGGGCTGAAGTTTCCTCCGATTCTTACTGTAGAGCACCAACCTGATTGTCAATCTTGAGCTCTGTCAGGGTCTCATTGTCTCTCAAAGCATCAATCAGTGCCAAAACCCCAGTGCCTGTGATGAAGTTGGACTCCATATTTAAACTCTTCAAAGTTCGGTTCACTTTTAGCATATCTGCAAACGCCTAGAAATCCAGAGAAAACATTTGGAGATTCAATTTTGATAGCACACATTTTTCACTGCACATACCATAAGTAAATTCATAAACTGAACTTTCTTaagtttctctttacatttttcaGCTTGTTACATTACTGCTCAGGTCTCACATGTATTTACTTATCCCATGTACATTaccatatataattttttttaagatttatttattttatgtatgagtgctctatcttcaTGTACGCTTcttataccagaagagggcatcagatcacattatagatggttgtgagtcaccatgtggttgctgggaattgaactcaggacctctggaagagcagccagtgctctaaccactgagccatctctccagccccaccatatATAATCTTTAGATTATTTGGTCACATGTAATTTCCTGGTGCTGACATTCCCAACTCCTCTTCATATTTCATGTTCATTCATTCTCTACTCCGTATCTCCTCTCCTACTTCCGCAGTTTCTGTAAGGAACTAATTCCCTAATATCCCTTATGGTTTGAGGGTGGGTAAgacagagatggctcactggagaGGCAACTGCAAAGATCCAGAAAAGACAAGACTGTATGGGTCAGGGCAGGAGTAACAAAACGTGAGAAATGGTTGGATTCTGAATTACTTTTCCCtgactttttaataaaaaaataaaaaagacagggtctcatgcatcccaggctggcctcaaactctctgtggagctgaggatggccttgaacatctgatcattctggctcttcttcctgaatgctgggattataggtatgtcctACCACATTCAGTCTGTGCGGTCCTGGGGATAAATccaggcctctgggcatgctgAGTGAGCACTCCACACGTGAGTGCCgtctccagccctccccaccccctctgagACAAGCTTCACAATGTAGCATtgtctggtctggaactcagagactggcctgcttccacttccagactgctggaattaaaggtgtgcaccactgcacccGGATCTGGCCATTAGAAACCTTGAATGTGTCTATATGATGTGTGCAGATGCATATGCATTGTGGTGTGCACGAggaagtcaggggacagctttgtggagcccgttctctcctcctgcctttacACGGGTTCCGAGGACTGAACTAAAGCTGTCAGGCCTGTGTGGCATGTGACTTTACTTGCTGATCTATCGCATCATGTTGCTCTTAAAAGAATAAGATCTCATCATACGGCCCAGAACAGCCTGGAGGCtgctatgtaaaccagggtgGACTCAAacttatggcaatcctcctgcctctgcctcttgaatactAGGATTACCTGTGTGAGCCAGCACGACTATCCTGGGttccaaaaatattttgaagacagGACTATTGAATATATGCtttaaggctgtaagaaagggaAGTTAAGAGTGATTGCTTTTAATTTGTTTCCTGTCTACCAGGGACAGTAGACTGATGCTGCCATTTCGTGACTGAAACACCAGGCatgggacagagtcaggagttcaGTCCAAGTCTGATATGAGATGTCCATTAGACATCTGGGTGCACTACTTAGTAGGTAGCTGGGGGTCAGTGCAGAGTGAAAGAGACGGGTACAAGGGGCACTGGAGTCCCCCGCATGTCCAAACAACCTACAGCACTGAAACGATGAGCTTGCCCAGGCGGGAGTGCCGGGGAGCAGAAAGCCCTGGACCACTCCAGTGTTCCGAGGAGGACTGTGGGCGGGAACCCGGGACTAGTGAAGCGGGGTAGAACAAAAGTGACCGCGCAAAGCCACGGGGAGGAAAAGGCTCTTGGGACGATCTTCCCGATCTTCCCAGGAATGCAAGGCCGGCTCAACACACACAAGTCAGGGTTGGTATTGAAAGGACAAACACCACATACTCATCTCCAGAGAGAGCATTTGATACAAACCCCGAGTCACAGACCCCTAATGGGACCCTGAACCAACAGACGCTAAGGATCCAGCAGACCTTTGTATACTGACACAAAAAGAGCTCCAACATATTCAGTTGAACGAGAAATCAAAATCGAGTTTATTCATTCTTTCCTCTGGTTTTGTGGTCCTGGAGATTAAAGACAGGGACTCACAGGAAACTTAACTCACAGGCCAGTACTTTACCATTAGTCATATTTCCAGGCACCATTTATGCCTAAAAATTGAGGAGGAGGCCAAGGCAGTAAGATCATGAATTTGACGGCAGCTGAGGTTACCCAGTGAGTTGTTACCTTGGGAACCTATCTCTTTCCTGccccaaaagaggaaaaaaaaaaatataaaataaatgataaatacaaataaaaactttaaaatacaaaagggTACATAATGTAGTGCCAAATAGTGAGGTAAAATggtaagtggaaaaaaaaaaaaaaaaaaaaaaagaaaaaccacatatATCTCACAGTTtgggccaaggagatggctcagtggatcagGGCACTGGCTGTGaagcctgactacctgaattccatccctggacccatgtggtgggagagaaccgactcctgcaagtGGTCCTGTGACCTCTACATACGTATTGtgacacgtgtatacacacacacacacacacacacacacacacacacacacacacaccccaaatcaatcaataaatgaatgagtgtAAAAGAAGTCACAGTGTAAGAGGGTGCAGTGgttcaggcctgtaattccagcacttgggaagtggaggcaggagaactggagttcaagatcatcttccaCTGCACATgattccaaggccagcctgggctaggagagacgctgtctcacaaaacaaatcGGTTAACCTCACTATAACACAGGTCTGTAGACATCAGCTGGGAATTACTGACAGTGTCAATCACAGCATACTTACGGCAGCCACGGGGTCATTGCTCCTGGTGGCTGCAAGACTGAAGTGTTTCACATGTGTGTTGGTTTCCAAAGTCTTAGCAAAATCTTTTAGAGTTGGAATTGGGATAttcttgaaagacaaaaatgtGAAACACCATCAACATTTTAGCTTCAGGAAGTTCAATCTATCAATCAAATACACTTATACTTACTGTTTGCTTAAAAACATATTCAAGTATGCAAACaagcagcctagtctacaaagtaagttctaagATAGCAAggattacatagagagaccctgtctcaaaacaaacaaacaaacaaacaaacaaacaaacaaactgtaataataatttgaaaaaacaaaaaaccagatcCCAGAAAGCCAATTTCTAGGCATTTGGTCAAGAGACACAAAAACCTCTATTTTTCGAAGGCCCCACATGTAAGtgtgtgccgccgccgctgctTTACACATAACCATTCCAGACTGGAAGCAACCCATCTGTCAACTACTGGACTCCGGGATGAACAAACCACAGCATGTCCCAGGAGAGAATGACTCCACAGTGACAAAGGACAGACTAGTGGCGCCTACACAACACGGTGAGTCTCAAACGCGTTAGCCCAAAGGGAAGACTCAACAGGCTGCAAACTGGACTCCATCTACAAGGCTGGAGATGGCATGATGGACGGGGAATAACACAGGGGCCCGAAGAGAGAGCTTCGGACGTTACAGGTGGGCTTTACGGCACTTAGTCAGGCATTTATTGTTGGTTTTACAACTTGTCAGTGGTATTTTACAGCTTTACATCCCAGGACTGTACATTAAAAGAATTttacttagccgggcggtggtggcgcacgcctttaatcccagcactcgggaggcagaggcaggcggatctctgtgagttcaaggccagtctggtctccaaagcgagttccagggaaggcacaaagctacacagagaaaccctgtctggaaaaatcaaaaaagaatttTACTTAACTATATTAAAAATACCTTAATAAACCcgattaaaataaaaaccaaaggcGAAAGTTCTTAAAAGTGGGCAgtactttaaaaattagaataacttACTGACAAGGTATAGGGCCACATTCTTATAtgaaaaactctttaaaaagcaAGTAACAAAATGTTTTCTATAATACTTGAATTATAAACTTTGAAGAAATCTATGTTTGTATACTGTTAGTGTACTTGCCCTTAAAGTAGGAGTTAAGACTACTCATCAGAACTGCCATATTACTGACCTGGGTTCAGCTGACTCAAAGCAAACATCACATGTGCTGATGTTGATACACATGTATATTGCATGCTTAACATACTTACTTTTATATTATTCAAATTAACTTCAACAAGACGGGAATCATTTTCCTTAATTCTCTTTAAACTCTCTTCAACGTTGGTTGGATTTGGAGGCTCATCAAACACTGGAAGAATCTTTTCACCTTTTACCACATCTGTAGAAACAAACGGAAGAGCAAGGGTTGACCGAGTCGGCTGGAATTGAGAGGAGACACATTAACCTGGCCATCTACCCCGAATCCCAGGCCACACAATGAGAGGAGACACATTAACCTGGTCATCTACCCCACTCCCAGGCCATACAATCCACACGTGTAGTCTGGAATCCCGTCTGCACAACTGCTAAAAGATCCTCTATCTGTTGGTAGTTACTATGTCACCACAGAAAGTGTTACTGAGTAGATGACACCGGAGGAGCAGGCTTGCTCCCAGTTCAATTAATACGGCAGCTTTCTTCCATCTAGTGGAGCACAGGAGGTGGAGGAGTACTTCTTCAATGAATGGAAACTTGAGTGAGCGCTCAGTTTTATAAAACCACAGACTGGGTATATTTTAGGTCCAGCATCTAATAATGGCATtagattatgtttttaaaaagttcttaatttgtgatacatacatacacacatacatacatacatacatatacatatatatatatatatgtatatgggcaCAAGTAACAAAAATAAGGTCTGACTTTCAAAATAGTATCTGTTTAATGGCCTGCTACAATTACATGAAAGGTTCATGGGGAAGTAAGTGGATGGACCAGGCTGATGCCTGAACCAGCTCATCTCTTTTTtattctctgcctccctccttctcatTCTGAGACAGTCTTGCCATGTAACCAAGGCTGTCGAGAACCTGGAATCCTCTTGCTTTAGActctctagtgctgagattagaggtgtgtacctCCACGACACACATAGTTCCTCAATGATCAGTCTGAACAGTCTCCAAAAATGAGGGACCACACTTGATAAGTTATGTGATTTAAGCATTAAGTCAAAATTTCTACATCTGAATCTGACCTCGCCATTAACCTAAAGTTTATAGAAACACCggagacataaaaacataaaataacacCCTGGGGTTGCAACAAACCAAATCCAGAATGGAGAAGTTTTTATTTGGCAAATAACCTAGTTCACTGGTGAAATAAACgacagggaagaggagggatgaAGTTGAGGAAAGGAACTGTTAGGAAACAGACTGGGCTGGTGGGAGGTCTCAGCAGGGAGAGGGGTTTCCTGCCGAGCCTAGACCCCCGGGACCCCTAAGGTGgagtagagaactgactcctacagttATCTTCTCATTCACACATGTGCAACACGGCAGAAGGTtttttcaaagaaaggaaaacgagactgaaaaacaaacaaatacaatgtGTAACCCTTACTCGGATTCCCATGTGACGCAAGGATGAGTTGTTGATGgttttgaaaataagaaaagtttGGACATAGACTGAATTTCAGAAGatataaagtaaatattaaattttGTGTTTAATAATGGCATTGGGTTAtatcttaaaaagtcttaaatTTGTgagacatatatacattatatgtgtgtacatatatacacatatatgtttgtgtttatgcACAAAGTAACAAaaggtttgactttttttttttttttttggttttactgagacagggtttctctgcgtaatagttctagctgtcctggaatacgctctgtagaccaggctggcctcgaactcactgagatctacatgcctctgcctcctgagcgctgggattaaaggcgtgtaccaccaccacatggctaaaggtttgagttttaaaaaattaaaaattcagggaaaaaaaaaaagggctagtGAGACGGCCCAGCAGGTGTAGGTGCTTGCTGACAGTCAGATGACCttgtgatccctgggacccaatgATAGAGGACATGAAGGACTCATGAAGGCTGCCCTCCGACCTCTAAATacaaaaaaagggagggagggagggagggaaagaaagaagaaaggaaggaagaaaggaaggaaggaaggaaggaaggaaggaaggaagggaggaagggaggacaaATGAACTTACTTCAGAAAAACTGTGAAGGAGctgagaaggaggcagaagaaaaGTTGGTAATGTTAATAAAATAGCTGGAGGCAGGTAATGAATAcctgatgttttcttctttctcacagtcgaacatttatgaaaataaaaagttaaaaaccatGGGAAATAGCTAAACCACAGAACATTCTAAGAGGGACAGCTATACAAACgtttgaataaaataaatctgcaCGTAGTGGTTGTAACCTCACTGCTTCTTTATGTGGCCCCAAGGCTCCAGCACTCTAAAATCCCAGCTCCCTCAGGGGGACATTAAAGAGAACAATAATGCCTCTTCCATAGGGCTGTTGTGAGTATTAAGTGAGATTAATCCGCAT
Encoded proteins:
- the Tmod3 gene encoding tropomodulin-3, coding for MALPFRKDLGEYKDLDEDELLGNLSEAELKQLETVLDDLDPENALLPAGFRQKNQTSKSATGPFDRERLLSYLEKEALEHKDREDYVPYTGEKKGKIFIPKQKPVQTFTEDNISLDPELEEALTSASDTELCDLAAILGMHNLITNSQFCDVVGSSNGVDQEHFSNVVKGEKILPVFDEPPNPTNVEESLKRIKENDSRLVEVNLNNIKNIPIPTLKDFAKTLETNTHVKHFSLAATRSNDPVAAAFADMLKVNRTLKSLNMESNFITGTGVLALIDALRDNETLTELKIDNQRQQLGTAVELEMAKMLEENTNILKFGYQFTQQGPRTRAANAITKNNDLVRKRRVEGDHQ